GTGGATGCAATGACCAAACGTTTCAGTTCCTGTCGATCAAAGGTGGCCAAAGCACAGAGGCCGCCATAGACGGCCACATTGCTGGTGGAGATCATTTCGGGGAAATCGCAATGATCAAAATTGGCAGACAAAAAATGCTTGGCTGCCGctttgtatttcttttgctgtAATTCCGCCAAACCGGCGGCGCACTCCAGTCTAGTGTGCACCTGGGCATTGGCCTCCTTCGAGCCTTCGGAAAAGTCGGGTGTGCTCTCCGCCTTGGAGATGTAGCTCATCACATGCGCCCAGTTCTTTAAGTAGATGGACACTTTGATGACATTCAGACACATATTGACCACATGCTTGCCACTTGTGCAATAATCGCGAGCACGTGAATAACACTTCAGGGCATTAGTTAAATCACCACAGCTCAAGTAGTGATCAGCCAAATCATCGTGACCACGTCGAATGCTCTCCTTTATCGAATTCGATTTATAGTTCTTTAAATCAGAATCGAGTTTCTCCAGTTTGAGTGCGGCCTTCTTCACCTTTGTGTCCACCCAGACGGCGTCGTAGGCAAAGGCATCCTTCTCGCCACCAGCACTATTGCCCtgagccgcagcagcagcggcggcagccgGTTGAGCAGCAATATCCGGCAGagcggcaactgcaacagcagctgctgctgcggcggcagcggctgccTGTTCACCTCCAACGGCtcctgcagctgcagcagcagcgttgccGGCGCCATTGGCTGCTTGCAAATCGCTGAGTCGCTTATGCAGCATTTGATAGACTTTAACGTTGTATGTGGACTGAACATAGGTAATGGCCATTTTAAGTGCTTCCAGGGCGAACAGTGGACACACGTCGGCAACGTAAATCAAACGATCGAGACGTGCAATACCCGTGTATTGATTAGCATACACTTCCAAGTCTATTGTGGGATTCTCCACCACAATTTGAAGCTCCTCATTGTTTTCATTGTCTTCGTTTGGTGGCGCATCAACTTGCATTGGCTCGACGGCATTCTacgaaagaaacaaaagaatgCAAGTATGGGGCAACATTTGCAAccaactaattaattaattacttacCTGCAAAAGCGGCGGCATGGGCAGCACTGGCATCTTGCTACGTTTTGGAGAGCAAGCgtaatttgcaaaaaattattaagctGCTTTGATTTTGccgatttttttgttgagctATATCGAGTGTTGGTTGTTATCGATACACGATATACAATACATTGTTGATGTATCAATTCTTAACCGGATATTTATGTTATCGATGCATTGTTTATCATCTCAAAGAGTAGGGCGCCAATAAGCAAGAGCACTATGTGAAATGGtgtaaacaattattattgttttattgttttatctttattattatttattatttattttaatatttcaaaccTCTTAAGTACTATTTTAATGCAGACTCAGTTTTTTGCCTTACTAACCTAAACAGCTGATAAGGAACTTGTTCATTTGAGTAGTTCAGCTGCGTCGCTTGTTCATCAATTCATGTGCAACCCAACACTGCAACGGTAaacgttttgtttattttcctcAATAATTGTTATCAAGGAAAAGCAGTGgtataaacaatttcaaaatgtcAAACATCACAGCCGCGGTGATTGCCAACCGCAATAAGAAGCATTTCCTAGGAGTGCCGGCGCCGCTGGGCTATGTTGCCGGCGTGGGACGAGGGTaagttttttcatttcattttcattttgttagtgtgtaaaattaatatttaaattgtgtatttCAGTGCCACTGGCTTTACCACACGATCGGATATTGGTCCAGCGCGTGATGCCAACGATGTGTCCGATGATCGCCATGCACCGCCTGCCACCAAGCGTAAGAAAAAAgacgaagaggaagaggaggatgAAGACTTGAACGACTCGAATTACGATGAGTTTAGCGGCTATAGTGGCTCACTGTTCTCTAAGGATCCCTACGATAAGGATGACGAGGAGGCGGATGCCATCTATGATTCCATAGAGAAACGCATGGACGAGAAACGAAAAGAGTATCGCGATCGACGGTTACGCGAGGATTTGGAACGTTATCGGCAGGAGCGTCCCAAGATTCAGCAGCAGTTTAGCGATCTGAAGCGTTCGCTGGCCACGGTCACCTCCGAGGAATGGTCTACCATACCCGAGGTGGGTGACAGTCGCAATCGCAAGCAGCGAAATCCTCGTGCCGAGAAATTTACACCATTGCCCGACAGCGTGCTATCTCGTAATCTGGGCGGCGAGACAACATCCTCATTGGATGCCAGCTCTGGCTTGGCTTCCATGGTGCCTGGTGTGGCAACTCCTGGCATGTTGACGCCCACTGGGGATTTGGATTTGCGTAAAATTGGACAGGCACGTAATACGCTAATGAATGTGAAGCTCTCACAGGTATCGGACTCGGTGACGGGTCAGACAGTGGTCGATCCCAAGGGTTATCTAACGGATCTGCAGAGCATGATACCCACTTATGGTGGCGACATTAATGACATCAAGAAGGCGCGACTGCTGCTTAAGAGTGTGCGCGAGACGAATCCCAATCATCCGCCAGCTTGGATTGCCTCGGCACGTCTGGAAGAAGTTACCGGCAAGGTGCAAATGGCACGTAATCTGATAATGCGCGGCTGTGAGATCAATCCGCAGTCTGAGGATCTTTGGCTTGAGGCAGCGCGTCTCCAGCCGCCCGACACCGCAAAAGCTGTCATTGCACAAGCGGCACGCCACATTCCAACGTCGGTGCGCATTTGGATCAAGGCTGCTGATCTGGAAACGGAAACCAAGGCGAAGAGACGCGTTTTTCGCAAGGCTCTTGAACACATACCCAACTCGGTGCGTCTTTGGAAGGCTGCTGTGGAGCTGGAGAATCCGGATGATGCGCGTATTTTGCTATCACGTGCTGTAGAATGCTGCAATACGAGTGTGGAACTATGGCTGGCCTTGGCACGCCTGGAGACCTATGAAAATGCGCGTAAGGTGCTGAATAAGGCACGTGAGAATATACCAACAGATCGACAGATTtggacaacagcagccaagcTGGAAGAGGCCAATGGCAACATTCATATGGTGGAGAAGATTGTTGATCGTTCGCTCACATCACTGACTGCAAATGGTGTGGA
This is a stretch of genomic DNA from Drosophila albomicans strain 15112-1751.03 chromosome 3, ASM965048v2, whole genome shotgun sequence. It encodes these proteins:
- the LOC117572219 gene encoding COP9 signalosome complex subunit 1b, which translates into the protein MPVLPMPPLLQNAVEPMQVDAPPNEDNENNEELQIVVENPTIDLEVYANQYTGIARLDRLIYVADVCPLFALEALKMAITYVQSTYNVKVYQMLHKRLSDLQAANGAGNAAAAAAGAVGGEQAAAAAAAAAAVAVAALPDIAAQPAAAAAAAAQGNSAGGEKDAFAYDAVWVDTKVKKAALKLEKLDSDLKNYKSNSIKESIRRGHDDLADHYLSCGDLTNALKCYSRARDYCTSGKHVVNMCLNVIKVSIYLKNWAHVMSYISKAESTPDFSEGSKEANAQVHTRLECAAGLAELQQKKYKAAAKHFLSANFDHCDFPEMISTSNVAVYGGLCALATFDRQELKRLVIASTSFKLFLELEPQLRDIIFKFYESKYANCLTLLDEIRDNLLVDMYIAPHVSTLYTKIRNRALIQYFSPYMSADMHKMAIAFNSTVGDLENEVMQLILDGQIQARIDSHNKILYAKEADQRNSTFERALLMGKQYQRHTRMLILRAAMLKSHIHVKSVSRDTGSNHGAELCVSAGSSTTTPLARI
- the LOC117572216 gene encoding pre-mRNA-processing factor 6; the encoded protein is MSNITAAVIANRNKKHFLGVPAPLGYVAGVGRGATGFTTRSDIGPARDANDVSDDRHAPPATKRKKKDEEEEEDEDLNDSNYDEFSGYSGSLFSKDPYDKDDEEADAIYDSIEKRMDEKRKEYRDRRLREDLERYRQERPKIQQQFSDLKRSLATVTSEEWSTIPEVGDSRNRKQRNPRAEKFTPLPDSVLSRNLGGETTSSLDASSGLASMVPGVATPGMLTPTGDLDLRKIGQARNTLMNVKLSQVSDSVTGQTVVDPKGYLTDLQSMIPTYGGDINDIKKARLLLKSVRETNPNHPPAWIASARLEEVTGKVQMARNLIMRGCEINPQSEDLWLEAARLQPPDTAKAVIAQAARHIPTSVRIWIKAADLETETKAKRRVFRKALEHIPNSVRLWKAAVELENPDDARILLSRAVECCNTSVELWLALARLETYENARKVLNKARENIPTDRQIWTTAAKLEEANGNIHMVEKIVDRSLTSLTANGVEINRDHWFQEAIEAEKSGAVNCCQAIVKAVIGIGVEEEDRKQTWIDDAEFCAKENAFECARAVYAHALQMFPSKKSIWLRAAYFEKNHGTRESLEALLQRAVAHCPKSEILWLMGAKSKWMAGDVPAARGILSLAFQANPNSEDIWLAAVKLESENSEYERARRLLAKARGSAPTPRVMMKSARLEWALERFDEALRLLAEAVEVFPEFPKLWMMKGQIEEQQRRTEDAAATYTLALKKCPTSIPLWILSANLEERKGVLTKARSILERGRLRNPKVAVLWLEAIRVELRAGLKEIASTMMARALQECPNAGELWAEAIFMETKPQRKTKSVDALKKCEHDPHVLLAVSKLFWSEHKFSKCRDWFNRTVKIDPDLGDAWAYFYKFELLHGTEQQQQEVLERCIAAEPTHGESWCSVSKCIRNWQFKAPDVLRAVVQQLSIPI